A section of the Veillonella criceti genome encodes:
- a CDS encoding MFS transporter: MEARKEKLWTLPFVLDTVINLLVFLIYYLLIVIIAVVAKDSLHATSSQAGLAVGIYIIGTVVARIFAGRFVSTLGGRKVLYVGLGIYLISTILYFYIPNLLVLDTIRFINGFAYGITSTATSTIVASVIPKTRRGEGINYYGLSTSLAAAIGPFLGIFLLSVTNFNTIIALCVFLVILCVVGAFLMEFEEPKLSDALIKEESGRRISDYLEPRVNSITLVSILVGFAYSGILGFMASYTRDIDMVQAGTWFFVVYAIIITLTRPSLGLIFDRKGENYVLYPCFISLAIGILLLAFAQASWMILLSALFVGLGYGTYMSNGQAVVVKMVPFHRIGIATSTYFIALDIGLGFGPYVLGGVKELIGFTNMFVLTAIVAVVAFICYHFLYGRLIGTPDDPALKAQKEELEI; this comes from the coding sequence ATGGAGGCTAGAAAAGAAAAGTTATGGACGTTACCCTTTGTGTTAGACACCGTTATTAATTTACTGGTATTTTTGATTTATTATTTATTAATCGTTATTATTGCTGTTGTGGCTAAAGATTCGTTGCATGCTACCTCAAGTCAAGCGGGCTTGGCCGTTGGAATTTATATTATTGGTACGGTGGTTGCGCGTATATTTGCAGGGCGCTTTGTAAGCACATTAGGTGGACGTAAGGTATTATATGTAGGCTTAGGAATCTATTTAATTTCAACGATTTTGTATTTTTATATTCCTAATTTACTTGTATTGGATACGATTCGTTTTATCAATGGTTTTGCTTATGGGATCACTTCTACCGCTACGAGTACTATTGTAGCGAGTGTTATTCCTAAAACACGTCGTGGCGAAGGCATTAATTATTATGGTTTGAGCACAAGTTTAGCTGCGGCTATTGGTCCATTTTTAGGGATTTTCTTATTGTCGGTGACGAATTTTAATACGATTATTGCTCTTTGTGTGTTCTTAGTTATTCTATGTGTAGTTGGGGCTTTTTTGATGGAGTTTGAAGAACCTAAGCTTAGTGACGCGTTAATTAAAGAAGAATCAGGGCGTCGCATTTCTGATTATTTAGAACCACGAGTTAATTCTATTACTTTAGTTTCCATATTAGTAGGATTTGCTTATTCGGGGATTTTAGGATTTATGGCGTCGTATACACGAGATATTGATATGGTACAAGCTGGTACTTGGTTCTTTGTAGTCTATGCCATTATTATTACGCTGACTCGTCCGTCTTTAGGTCTTATATTTGATCGCAAGGGCGAAAATTATGTGTTATATCCTTGCTTTATTTCATTGGCTATTGGTATTTTGCTATTAGCATTTGCACAGGCTAGTTGGATGATTTTATTATCGGCTCTTTTTGTGGGATTGGGCTACGGTACGTATATGTCAAACGGACAGGCAGTGGTTGTTAAAATGGTGCCATTTCATCGGATTGGCATTGCTACCTCTACCTATTTTATTGCTCTTGATATTGGTTTGGGTTTTGGCCCCTATGTATTAGGCGGGGTTAAAGAGCTGATAGGTTTCACGAATATGTTTGTATTAACGGCAATTGTTGCGGTAGTGGCCTTTATTTGTTACCATTTTTTATATGGACGCTTAATTGGTACGCCCGATGATCCTGCTTTGAAAGCACAAAAAGAAGAACTGGAAATTTGA
- a CDS encoding DMT family transporter, producing the protein MSVKQAEGLMLFVTFAWSSSYLLMKIALEGVEPFNLIALRFCIAFICVSIVFFKLFKQCTWSTFYKGVGLGALVWISLFGTVTGVKLTTASAAAFLGTTTVVLVPIIEGIWRKKWPPKITVLSIALAFLGLILFTVKEGFSLDVGAIYCLWGTFGYASYIIILGNIAKGKDGILISMIQFAAIGVLSLLSSFVFETPRLPQTNEQWGAVLILAIVCSAFCFLMQMIAQRYISPSKIGLIYSMEPVFAAVLAYVFLHEVLGLQEYIGATFIMIAIVLKNIVYRSKYALLQRKRKHWNRKLTVK; encoded by the coding sequence ATGTCGGTTAAACAAGCTGAAGGGTTAATGTTATTTGTAACATTTGCGTGGAGTTCGTCGTACTTGTTAATGAAAATTGCTTTAGAAGGTGTAGAGCCATTTAATTTGATTGCGTTGCGGTTTTGTATTGCTTTTATCTGCGTGAGCATTGTGTTTTTTAAGCTATTCAAACAGTGTACTTGGTCGACATTTTATAAGGGCGTCGGATTAGGTGCTTTGGTGTGGATTTCGTTGTTTGGGACTGTTACGGGGGTTAAACTTACAACGGCTTCGGCCGCTGCTTTTTTAGGAACAACGACAGTTGTATTAGTGCCTATTATTGAGGGGATATGGCGCAAAAAATGGCCACCTAAAATAACCGTATTGAGTATTGCCTTAGCTTTTTTAGGATTAATCTTATTCACCGTTAAAGAAGGTTTTTCTCTAGATGTAGGGGCTATATATTGCTTGTGGGGCACTTTTGGTTATGCTAGTTATATTATTATTCTAGGTAATATAGCTAAAGGCAAAGATGGTATTCTTATTAGTATGATTCAATTTGCGGCTATTGGGGTGCTGAGTTTATTGAGTTCGTTTGTTTTTGAAACGCCTCGTTTGCCACAAACAAATGAGCAATGGGGTGCTGTGCTTATACTGGCTATCGTGTGTAGTGCATTTTGCTTTTTGATGCAAATGATTGCTCAACGATATATTTCTCCATCTAAAATCGGTCTTATTTATTCTATGGAACCAGTCTTTGCGGCCGTTTTGGCCTATGTATTCTTGCATGAAGTATTAGGACTACAAGAATATATTGGCGCAACGTTTATTATGATTGCCATTGTTCTTAAAAATATAGTATATCGTAGTAAATATGCTTTATTGCAACGAAAGCGAAAACATTGGAATCGGAAATTGACTGTGAAATAA
- a CDS encoding IS1182 family transposase: protein MDYGVRIEPNEPVRLLDAVLEELDYTKLQHLYSSKGRKSLVPPSILFKIYVYAMTEGIVSVRKIAEQCTKNVHYMWLLQGYPTPSHMVFHRFFKRLTIEVLQDLFTQLIETLSQVDSIDFSEVFIDGTKWEAYANKYSFVWKKAILKHAAKLPEKLNILQDKVATELQCDKVTSLTNDELLVYLEKEIIRQQIQFVHGSGKRKHTLQRLFEECVAIRNKRMEYDEALQILGSRNSYSKTDADATFMRLKEDHMLNGQLKPAYNVQLAVHSEYIVGVGVFPNPTDTKTLIPFMKQLESQYKQKFQYIVADAGYDSNENLSWLLAHDYKTCIKPSNYERSKTKRYREDIGRAENMAYDEVSDSFTCAKGRKLHFQRIRKSKSKTGFVYESRVYCCETCNYCGLRNQCQKAYYGVQPKRNKTLYISTDYQAMLVKNNEVFNSPLGTRLRVNRSIQVEGVFGVLKEDMMYKRFRHRGKDNVEKDLLLMAFGFNLMKLHNRIQKGRLGQRLFKLKNVA from the coding sequence TTGGATTATGGCGTTCGGATTGAACCTAATGAGCCGGTGAGATTACTGGATGCTGTATTGGAGGAACTAGATTATACAAAGTTACAGCATCTCTATTCTTCAAAAGGAAGAAAATCTTTAGTACCACCATCTATTTTGTTTAAAATCTATGTATATGCCATGACCGAAGGCATTGTATCTGTTCGTAAAATTGCAGAACAATGTACTAAAAATGTTCACTATATGTGGTTATTACAGGGGTATCCAACACCCTCACATATGGTATTTCATCGATTTTTCAAGCGACTAACTATTGAAGTATTGCAAGATTTGTTTACACAACTAATTGAAACACTGAGCCAAGTAGATAGTATAGATTTTTCAGAAGTATTTATTGATGGAACTAAATGGGAAGCGTATGCCAATAAATATAGTTTTGTATGGAAAAAAGCGATTCTAAAACATGCGGCTAAACTTCCAGAAAAGTTAAACATACTACAGGATAAAGTGGCTACTGAACTTCAATGTGATAAGGTAACATCATTGACTAATGATGAACTTTTAGTCTATCTAGAGAAAGAAATTATTAGACAACAAATTCAATTTGTACATGGTTCAGGTAAGCGTAAGCATACATTACAACGCTTATTCGAAGAGTGTGTAGCCATTCGTAACAAGCGTATGGAGTATGATGAAGCATTACAAATATTAGGGAGTCGAAATAGTTATTCAAAAACAGATGCTGACGCTACCTTTATGCGATTAAAAGAAGACCATATGCTAAATGGTCAATTAAAACCTGCGTATAATGTGCAATTAGCCGTTCATAGTGAATACATTGTGGGTGTTGGTGTATTTCCTAATCCTACAGATACAAAGACGTTAATCCCGTTTATGAAACAATTAGAATCTCAGTACAAACAGAAATTTCAATATATAGTAGCGGATGCTGGTTATGACAGTAATGAAAATTTATCTTGGTTGTTAGCACATGACTACAAAACATGTATAAAACCAAGTAACTACGAACGAAGTAAGACTAAACGATACCGCGAAGACATAGGTCGTGCAGAAAATATGGCGTATGATGAGGTAAGTGATAGTTTTACCTGCGCTAAAGGGCGTAAATTACACTTTCAACGTATTAGAAAAAGTAAAAGTAAAACAGGATTTGTCTATGAAAGTAGAGTCTACTGTTGCGAAACATGCAATTATTGTGGATTACGTAACCAGTGCCAAAAAGCATATTATGGAGTACAACCTAAACGTAACAAAACACTTTATATTTCAACAGATTACCAAGCAATGCTAGTAAAAAACAATGAGGTCTTTAACAGCCCGTTAGGAACACGGCTTCGTGTTAATCGCTCCATTCAAGTTGAAGGCGTATTCGGTGTACTAAAAGAAGATATGATGTACAAACGCTTTCGACATCGAGGGAAAGATAATGTGGAAAAAGATCTTTTACTAATGGCGTTTGGTTTCAATCTAATGAAGTTACATAACCGAATACAAAAAGGCCGGTTAGGTCAGCGTTTATTTAAATTAAAAAACGTTGCATAA
- a CDS encoding tyrosine-type recombinase/integrase yields MWIEERQTQKGTVYRYYERYKCPKTNTMKRVSVTLEGNSPKHQKRAYTKLMCKINEAKEALEVKTITPTVTLYQVIEEWINYYKPTVSPRTQNTYDSSFNRLKALFEDIPLYDLKSIYIEEVLVNFHHVQGATYKYTCSLLRILKNALQYARRKGYIANVQDFLDITIKAKPKTITEIRKASNKFLDHNELKLCFAQLANIHKRIGLLIEFMTFTGLRIGELLALRECDYNRFNGAIDVNGSYDASTRTRGTPKNLYSYRKVPLNDRSKEIIEFFIRSNRWQYMSLGEPPEEERYIFINQNGHPYETQQINKILKRLDINGKHISTHVFRHTHISLLSELGVPLKAIMARVGHNNPRTTLEIYSHVTEHMKENIIEKLNTINL; encoded by the coding sequence ATGTGGATAGAGGAACGACAAACACAAAAAGGCACGGTATACCGTTACTATGAACGGTACAAATGCCCTAAAACAAACACTATGAAGCGGGTATCTGTTACCCTAGAAGGTAATAGCCCTAAGCACCAGAAAAGAGCCTATACAAAGCTTATGTGCAAAATAAATGAAGCTAAAGAAGCGCTAGAAGTTAAGACTATTACGCCTACCGTAACACTGTATCAAGTAATAGAAGAATGGATAAACTATTATAAGCCTACTGTATCCCCTAGAACTCAAAATACCTACGATTCTTCATTCAATCGCTTAAAAGCCTTATTTGAGGATATACCACTATACGACCTAAAAAGCATATATATTGAAGAAGTATTGGTTAATTTTCATCACGTACAAGGTGCAACTTATAAATACACATGTAGCCTTTTACGCATACTAAAAAACGCCCTGCAATACGCAAGGCGAAAAGGGTATATAGCTAATGTACAGGACTTTTTAGACATTACTATAAAAGCAAAGCCAAAGACTATTACCGAGATTAGAAAAGCAAGTAATAAATTTCTGGATCATAACGAACTAAAACTATGTTTTGCACAGTTAGCCAACATTCATAAGCGTATAGGCCTTCTGATAGAATTTATGACATTTACAGGCTTACGCATAGGGGAGTTATTAGCGCTCCGTGAGTGTGATTACAACCGCTTCAATGGTGCAATTGATGTAAACGGTAGCTATGACGCCAGCACTAGAACTAGAGGAACACCAAAAAACCTATACAGCTATAGAAAAGTTCCTCTTAATGATAGGTCAAAAGAAATTATAGAGTTCTTTATACGCTCCAATAGATGGCAATATATGAGCCTCGGTGAGCCACCAGAAGAAGAACGCTATATATTCATCAATCAGAATGGCCACCCTTACGAAACGCAACAAATCAATAAGATATTAAAGCGTTTAGACATCAACGGCAAGCATATTTCAACACATGTATTTAGACATACTCATATTAGCTTACTAAGTGAATTAGGTGTCCCCCTTAAAGCTATCATGGCTAGAGTTGGCCACAATAACCCTCGGACTACATTAGAAATATATTCACATGTGACGGAACATATGAAAGAAAATATAATAGAAAAACTAAATACTATTAATTTATAG
- a CDS encoding helix-turn-helix domain-containing protein — translation MIISTLKNILYERDLTAYRVATETNSSRTFIQNLISNKFQQLNVEYLNNLCKYLNLNFTDFLYYYPFNIDITLDNNIFKVIVNYDNDEFLEMSLYVTLLSENKIPVVNIKDSDFENWRSFYEDHENILLELTLESIEEIYRKKQNYNLEPFIFLTRVSLLTDVNL, via the coding sequence ATGATAATATCAACACTAAAAAATATATTATATGAACGAGATTTAACAGCCTATAGGGTAGCAACTGAAACTAACAGTTCAAGAACTTTTATCCAGAATTTAATATCTAATAAATTTCAACAACTTAATGTTGAATATCTTAACAATCTATGTAAATATCTAAATTTAAATTTTACAGATTTTTTATATTACTACCCATTTAATATTGATATAACACTGGATAATAATATTTTTAAAGTTATAGTTAATTATGATAATGATGAGTTTCTAGAAATGTCGCTTTATGTGACTTTACTAAGTGAAAATAAAATTCCTGTAGTTAATATAAAAGATTCAGACTTCGAAAACTGGCGTTCATTTTATGAAGACCATGAAAATATATTATTAGAGCTAACTTTAGAATCTATAGAAGAAATTTATCGAAAAAAGCAAAACTATAACTTAGAACCCTTTATTTTTCTAACAAGAGTATCACTATTAACAGATGTTAACCTGTAA
- a CDS encoding helix-turn-helix transcriptional regulator: MQNRIEVMANVKVQILRELMLKHGLSSKALAKEAGVGIVTIYNLLRGKPCGIPIANKLAKALNVPVDELFTV, encoded by the coding sequence ATGCAGAATAGAATTGAAGTAATGGCGAATGTAAAAGTTCAAATACTTAGAGAATTAATGTTAAAGCATGGTTTATCTTCTAAAGCTTTAGCTAAAGAAGCGGGAGTAGGTATTGTAACAATATATAATTTGTTACGTGGTAAACCATGCGGAATACCTATTGCTAATAAATTGGCTAAGGCTTTAAATGTTCCTGTAGACGAATTATTCACAGTGTAA
- a CDS encoding DNA primase family protein has product MFRNGKYFNGRTFLHQQLGDDLINELKICRIRQNKYEEDGNIFNRDLMFYSEEYGVYKTLPSKKLNAEIRRRIKNISNNRQREVRLYIEDMAEIKDIKFENYIATKNVILDVFNRATFRYSPDIICTRYIPTEYNRLQSECSILDKFMNTITCGNKDIENLLYEFIGYCLSPTIFIHQFFIIIGEGSNGKSTFFKLLTELLGHWNVGNTPLNKYGGRFELAGMEYIAVNIGDDISDKALLETDNLKKLVSGDPVKVEQKGKQGYVIYPTCKHIFSANTMPRVVDTSGGMKRRFVAIPFNADFKKNGDPEILNKIIEAGGLTVLMNRALEGLQRLRSAYQFTMCDEVLLTTEEHLKEMNPLAIFNDMWLNNEFEPYESPTAKEFVCVPINEVVANQYYKFYKDFCKQYGFEALGITRFNREMKRLGYEKTRCWNGNLRGKYVYALMLKECANSSK; this is encoded by the coding sequence ATGTTTAGAAATGGGAAATATTTCAACGGTAGAACATTTTTACATCAACAATTAGGTGATGACCTTATAAACGAATTAAAAATTTGCCGTATTAGACAAAATAAATATGAAGAAGACGGTAATATATTTAATCGGGATTTAATGTTTTATAGTGAAGAATATGGTGTTTATAAAACGCTACCGAGTAAGAAATTGAACGCAGAAATACGAAGGCGAATAAAAAATATTTCTAATAACCGTCAACGAGAAGTGCGACTGTATATTGAAGATATGGCAGAAATTAAGGATATAAAATTTGAAAACTATATAGCAACTAAAAATGTTATTCTTGATGTTTTTAATCGAGCAACATTCAGGTATTCGCCTGATATTATATGCACTCGGTATATACCTACTGAATATAATCGCTTACAGAGTGAATGCTCTATTCTTGATAAGTTTATGAATACAATTACTTGCGGTAATAAAGATATAGAAAACCTGCTTTACGAATTTATAGGGTATTGCTTATCGCCAACAATATTTATACATCAATTTTTTATTATTATTGGTGAGGGTAGCAATGGAAAAAGTACATTTTTTAAGTTGCTAACGGAATTATTAGGGCATTGGAATGTAGGCAATACGCCACTAAATAAATACGGTGGGCGCTTTGAGTTAGCCGGTATGGAATATATAGCTGTTAATATAGGCGATGACATAAGCGATAAGGCGCTATTAGAAACAGATAACCTAAAGAAATTAGTTAGTGGTGACCCTGTCAAGGTAGAGCAGAAAGGAAAACAAGGATATGTTATATATCCAACATGTAAGCATATATTTAGTGCGAACACTATGCCTAGGGTTGTAGATACAAGCGGGGGCATGAAAAGGCGTTTTGTGGCTATTCCATTCAATGCAGATTTTAAAAAGAATGGGGATCCTGAAATTTTAAACAAGATAATTGAAGCGGGTGGTCTTACCGTACTTATGAATAGAGCGCTTGAGGGGTTACAGCGATTACGTTCAGCTTATCAATTCACAATGTGCGATGAAGTCTTACTCACTACTGAAGAGCATTTGAAAGAAATGAACCCCTTAGCAATATTTAATGACATGTGGCTTAATAATGAGTTTGAACCCTATGAAAGCCCTACTGCTAAAGAATTTGTTTGTGTACCGATTAATGAAGTGGTGGCTAATCAATATTACAAGTTTTATAAAGACTTTTGTAAGCAATATGGATTTGAGGCGTTAGGAATTACTCGATTCAATCGGGAGATGAAACGGCTAGGATATGAAAAAACTAGGTGTTGGAATGGAAATTTACGGGGTAAATATGTATATGCTCTAATGCTCAAAGAATGCGCTAATTCATCTAAATAA
- a CDS encoding DUF3298 and DUF4163 domain-containing protein, translating into MKKLLALVFAFCCFTASSQGQIIEKTQTDINLKLRYPLIYVENQTAQEAMNQLIASYVGRMQTMYYKEKMYQVVMNYDITYEDENVLSLSIEQGWYNGQAAHGYYTHQGLVFNKHTGERIPAYNYVKLANNQQLKELVSSGMLSVYSQDMKNRLYPQQLFGLPDVEVHNDNYVLLGNGAIGMLYQPYELSAYAYGVTTILFPLEKIEYINRLNS; encoded by the coding sequence ATGAAAAAACTACTAGCACTAGTCTTCGCCTTTTGTTGTTTCACTGCCTCTAGTCAAGGACAAATTATCGAAAAAACACAAACTGACATCAATCTTAAATTAAGGTATCCACTAATTTATGTAGAAAACCAAACAGCCCAAGAAGCAATGAATCAACTCATTGCCTCCTATGTAGGTCGTATGCAAACTATGTATTATAAAGAAAAAATGTATCAAGTTGTCATGAACTACGATATTACCTACGAAGATGAAAATGTATTATCTTTATCAATTGAACAAGGCTGGTATAATGGCCAAGCGGCACATGGCTACTATACCCACCAAGGTTTAGTATTCAATAAGCATACCGGCGAACGTATTCCAGCTTACAATTATGTCAAACTAGCTAATAATCAGCAACTAAAAGAGTTAGTTAGCTCGGGCATGCTTTCAGTATATAGTCAAGATATGAAAAATCGACTCTATCCACAGCAGTTATTCGGACTCCCTGATGTAGAAGTGCACAATGATAATTATGTGCTCCTAGGAAATGGTGCGATTGGTATGCTCTATCAACCATATGAACTTTCCGCTTATGCCTATGGCGTCACTACCATCCTATTTCCGCTTGAAAAAATAGAATACATCAATCGGCTAAATTCTTAA